A single genomic interval of Juglans regia cultivar Chandler chromosome 1, Walnut 2.0, whole genome shotgun sequence harbors:
- the LOC108992843 gene encoding methyl-CpG-binding domain-containing protein 9 isoform X2 — MELTDSSEELRDRHNSKPKLSEARSGLGIDLNEIPSPPLTETLPDSLDVVQNYHDNPPPPPGGPAGLPGEDDARGSGACAACGKPEVRGHVVVCDACERAFHLGCAGMRGRQTLNSDEWVCTDCESSGVKSKRWPLGVKSKRILDMNASPPSDVDGDCDGEGSSNVLDLRKQAPGDNSLGGNPFGAPVTFSNFLYSGNGFGFQKASMMQYMTRRLEEALRDFVSERHGVLEEGWRVEFRRSMVNCELYAVYCAPDGKIFDSVYEVACYLGLMSNLNSVELESRSEGSQTITGRSHLSRKRKPARYSTANGFTENKGILFSDNHKELSLNGLTMEVYASTIGNNVNGAEVNTSSRSQQYNDWLPMQFEDFFVLSLGEVDARPSYHNVSQIWPVGYRSCWHDKITGSLFMCEVLDGGDSGPTFRVRRCSCHSLPIPNGITVLSRPIPGHFAGHANEKSDDITFRDMDCGDDCSIQMILSDPCPPLENDILSCLSRCSGGACDVQTSNTLQVETCLTNGKSGSALSGELNLRDEIGEILVEDCSSLSAWRMVSKKFITACSEICKQKGTLKFFCNHAENELERPNCDVTTDMRKTNLISLDKFLGQPDSFTIPSVFQTDNELETSIELLEKWLEHDRFGLDAEFVQEIIEQLPGVQACSHYEFLSNRGSYSSSLTVGNGLLVVRLKGGVHHIGDEELDGLFRRFKKARLVENSVMHDPLPPPGKPLCLRIPPELVGDVYQAWELLWRFHEILSLKEPLSLEELEEELINPWSDSANLLEKFEKDTERSQGVHSHIIDGTGGSMLSPSCESGPAVDGENSIAFIEMETGEKKEAAQAKLASFTYSRCSGVALTKAHKSLLRVLIGELQSKVAALIDPNFDSGELKSKRGRKKDADNGIPVKRTKISMLPINELTWPDLARRYILAVLSMDSNLDSAEIMARESGKVFRCLQGDGGVLCGSLTGVAGMEADALLLAEATKQIFGSLNREKDILTIEDEGSDANVTGSSEKNNENDGNIPEWAKVLEPVRKLPTNVGTRIRKCVYDALEKAPPEWAKKILEHSISKEVYKGNASGPTKKAVLSVLADVGGEKVQQKSVKGIKQKTVISISDIIMKQCRIVLRRAAAADDSKVFCNLLGRKLINSSDNDDEGFLGSPAMVSRPLDFRTIDLRLATGAYGASQEAFLEDVRELWNNVRTAYGDQPDLVDLAETLSQNFESLYEREVATVVQKFAGYTKLKSFNAETRKEINEFLASKSEIPKAPWDEGVCKVCGIDRDDDSVLLCDTCDAEYHTYCLNPPLARIPEGNWYCPSCVGKRVIQDASEHIPVVDRRRSKRHQGELTRVYLETLAHISSVMEVKEYWEFNMAERAFLLKFLCDELLNSALIHQHLEQCAESSAELQQKLRAFSVELKNLKAKEENLAARAAKVDKSMINVAGEVSMKEGGANTVTNLGNCLGQQHILTDGPNCGVLSNERPNPEGGQERAGLNGFDKDPSVTSSEINILTMNPIDTQDQSKDAYGAVDDRKGNLFCHRASQETDKSIRPNGLPTSISFSQEIDGSVRETPSHDNLQECEGRDSSLPPSDQQGHFTPNVVSNHQAQHAPVAVNESQAYHLELNSVKNEISELQDSITSIESQLMRLSVRREFLGSDSVGRLYWASATPCGNPRVIVCGSSGGPEDKNFVLPNSASSGRLDPHLNLEGSKACCPFLYEVNDAMAPCSSWACYETDAEIDDLIAWLKDNDPKKRELKDSILQWHKLRFQDSWKIENQGQDEHETVLSVTRNCDISGSSNYLITKAAALIEMKHGPCFELETTEIMKKQGRKARVINDEKMYRCDCLEPIWPSRHHCHSCHRTFSTDVELEGHNDGKCSSGAPVSEKSKETSDVKKSKGNPKVEVVQEECIKEKDALETPKGGGSQFSSRLIKYQNEGLVCPYNFDEICSKFLTKDSNKELVQEIGLIGSNGIPSFVQSASPYFGDSLSLTFIPQNEGGPVDGPKPTERPVSQGNISVTKVGHDGVCDNSARSFAATEVYQVLKNDKPALGYLEKRGKRYSLDGRSSEIGVNRCCVVPMSSLKPLVGKVLQISRRLKINLLDMDAALPEEAMRPSKAHMERRWAWRAFLKSASTIYEMVQATIILEDMIKTEHLRNDWWYWSSLSAAAKTSTLSSLALRIYSLDAAIIYEKIPSSLDQTDNLETSSLPDLNPLPSLDLSEKSKVSRKSNKKRKEPEG, encoded by the exons ATGGAACTCACCGATTCAAGCGAAGAACTTAGAGACCGCCATAACTCGAAGCCTAAGCTCTCGGAGGCTCGTTCCGGCCTCGGAATCGACCTCAATGAGATCCCCTCCCCTCCTCTCACCGAAACCCTACCCGACTCCCTGGACGTGGTGCAGAACTATCACGACAACCCACCTCCGCCGCCTGGAGGACCTGCTGGGCTCCCTGGAGAGGACGACGCGCGGGGCTCGGGGGCGTGCGCCGCGTGCGGGAAGCCCGAGGTCAGGGGCCACGTGGTCGTCTGCGACGCCTGTGAGCGCGCCTTCCACCTAGGCTGCGCAGGAATGCGCGGGCGCCAGACCCTCAACTCGGACGAGTGGGTTTGTACGGACTGCGAGTCCAGCGGCGTCAAGAGCAAACGCTGGCCCTTAGGCGTCAAGTCCAAGCGTATTTTGGATATGAACGCCTCGCCCCCGAGCGACGTCGACGGAGACTGCGACGGGGAGGGTAGCTCGAATGTCCTGGATTTGAG AAAACAAGCTCCGGGTGATAATTCTTTGGGCGGCAATCCATTTGGTGCTCCAGTGACATTCTCTAACTTTTTGTACTCGGGAAATGGCTTTGGCTTCCAAAAAGCTTCAATGATGCAGTATATGACTAGAAGATTGGAGGAG GCTCTTAGAGACTTTGTATCCGAAAGACATGGTGTGCTGGAGGAAGGTTGGCGTGTGGAATTTAGACGATCAATGGTTAATTGTGAACTCTATGCAGTTTACTGTGCTCCAGATGGGAAGATATTTGATTCAGTGTATGAAGTTGCCTGTTATCTTGGGTTGATGTCTAACCTTAATTCTGTGGAGCTCGAATCAAGAAGTGAGGGGTCACAGACAATAACAGGAAGGTCTCATCTGTCTAGGAAAAGGAAGCCAGCAAGATATTCAACTGCAAATGGTTTTACTGAAAATAAGGGAATTTTGTTCAGTGATAATCATAAAGAGCTCTCTTTGAATGGCCTGACCATGGAAGTCTATGCAAGTACCATTGGTAATAATGTAAATGGTGCTGAAGTGAATACTAGCTCTCGGTCTCAGCAATATAAT GATTGGCTTCCCATGCAGTTTGAAGAtttctttgttctctctctGGGAGAAGTTGATGCTAGGCCATCTTATCATAATGTTAGCCAGATCTGGCCTGTGGGTTATAGATCCTGTTGGCATGATAAGATTACTGGTTCTCTTTTTATGTGTGAAGTGCTGGATGGTGGCGACTCTGGACCTACCTTTAGAGTCAGAAGGTGTTCATGCCATTCATTGCCCattccaaatggcataaccgtCCTCAGTAGGCCTATCCCTGGACATTTTGCTGGTCATGCTAATGAAAAAAGTGATGACATTACTTTTCGTGATATGGATTGTGGTGATGATTGCAGCATTCAGATGATTCTATCAGACCCTTGCCCGCCTTTGGAGAATGATATCTTGTCCTGTCTTAGTAGATGTTCAGGCGGAGCTTGTGATGTTCAGACATCAAACACATTACAGGTTGAAACTTGTTTAACTAATGGAAAATCTGGATCTGCTTTATCTGGTGAATTGAATTTGAGAGACGAAATTGGCGAGATTTTAGTAGAAGATTGCTCATCCTTGTCTGCATGGAGAATGGTGTCTAAAAAATTCATTACTGCTTGCTCTGAGATCTGTAAACAGAAAGGAACCTTAAAGTTCTTCTGCAATCATGCTGAAAATGAACTAGAAAGACCtaattgtgatgtaacaactgaCATGAGAAAAACGAATTTGATTTCATTAGATAAATTTCTCGGTCAACCGGATTCTTTCACCATCCCATCTGTATTTCAGACTGACAATGAGCTGGAAACTTCAATTGAGTTGCTGGAGAAATGGTTGGAGCATGATAGATTTGGATTAGATGCAGAATTTGTGCAGGAAATCATAGAACAGCTTCCTGGGGTACAAGCCTGTTCGCACTATGAATTTCTGAGTAATAGAGGCAGTTATTCCTCATCGTTAACAGTTGGAAATGGGCTCCTAGTGGTTAGATTGAAAGGTGGAGTACATCAtattggagatgaagaattaGATGGTTTATTTAGGAGATTTAAAAAGGCCAGGTTGGTTGAAAACAGTGTCATGCATgatcctcttcctcctccaggCAAGCCTCTGTGCTTGAGGATTCCTCCTGAACTGGTTGGTGATGTTTATCAG GCATGGGAGTTACTATGGCGTTTTCATGAAATCTTGAGTCTGAAAGAGCCTTTGTCACTGgaagaacttgaagaagaaCTCATCAACCCATGGTCAGATAGTGCAAATCTTCTAGAAAAGTTTGAAAAGGATACTGAGCGGAGTCAAGGTGTACATTCACATATAATTGATGGTACAGGTGGATCAATGTTATCCCCAAGCTGTGAATCTGGTCCAGCAGTAGATGGAGAAAATTCAATTGCGTTTATAGAAATGGAAACAGGAGAAAAAAAGGAGGCAGCTCAAGCAAAACTTGCTTCTTTTACTTATAGTAGATGCTCTGGTGTAGCTTTGACAAAGGCTCATAAGTCACTGCTAAGAGTGCTGATAGGTGAGCTACAATCCAAGGTTGCTGCGCTAATAGATCCAAATTTTGATTCTGGAGAGTTGAAATCAAAACGGGGAAGGAAGAAAGATGCGGACAATGGTATTCCTGTAAAAAGAACTAAGATCAGCATGCTCCCTATTAATGAACTAACATGGCCAGATTTAGCTCGAAGATACATTTTGGCTGTTTTATCCATGGATAGTAATCTTGACTCTGCAGAGATTATGGCCCGTGAAAGTGGTAAAGTCTTTCGCTGCTTGCAAGGTGATGGTGGGGTGCTTTGTGGCTCACTTACTGGAGTGGCTGGGATGGAAGCTGATGCTCTT TTGCTTGCAGAGGCTACAAAGCAAATTTTTGGTTCTTTGAACAGAGAAAAAGACATTCTTACCATAGAAGATGAAGGGTCTGATGCAAATGTAACCGGTTCTTCTGAAAAGAATAATGAGAATGATGGTAACATCCCGGAATGGGCAAAGGTCCTGGAACCTGTTAGAAAACTACCAACAAATGTAGGAACAAGAATTAGAAAGTGTGTTTATGATGCTTTGGAGAAAGCTCCACCGGAATGGGCAAAGAAAATATTGGAACATTCAATCAGTAAGGAAGTGTATAAGGGCAATGCCTCAGGACCTACGAAG AAAGCCGTTCTTTCAGTGCTAGCTGATGTTGGTGGTGAGAAAGTGCAACAAAAATCTGTAAAGGGAATAAAACAGAAGACTGTTATCTCTATATCTGACATTATTATGAAACAATGTCGTATTGTATTACGTCGCGCTGCTGCTGCAGATGATTCAAAAGTTTTCTGCAATCTGCTGGGGAGAAAACTGATAAACTCAAGTGATAATGATGATGAGGGATTTCTTGGATCTCCAGCAATGGTATCTCGCCCTTTGGATTTCAGGACTATTGATTTGAGATTGGCAACTGGAGCCTATGGTGCATCTCAGGAAGCTTTTCTCGAGGATGTTCGGGAG TTATGGAACAATGTCCGTACTGCTTATGGAGATCAACCTGATTTGGTTGATTTGGCTGAAACATTATCTCAGAATTTTGAATCATTGTATGAAAGGGAG GTTGCTACTGTTGTCCAGAAATTTGCAGGGTACACCAAATTGAAAAGCTTTAATGCTGAAACAAGGAAGGAAATAAATGAGTTTCTTGCTTCCAAAAGTGAGATTCCCAAAGCCCCATGGGATGAAGGAGTTTGCAAAGTTTGTGGCATTGATAGAGATGATGACAGTGTCCTATTATGTGATACTTGCGATGCTGAGTATCATACTTACTGCTTGAATCCTCCACTTGCAAGAATCCCTGAAGGAAACTGGTATTGCCCTTCTTGTGTTGGCAAACGCGTCATTCAAGATGCATCGGAACACATTCCGGTCGTAGACCGACGCCGGAGCAAAAGGCATCAGGGAGAACTTACTCGTGTTTACTTGGAGACACTTGCACATATATCCTCTGTAATGGAAGTGAAGGAATACTGGGAGTTCAACATGGCCGAG AGAGCATTCCTGCtcaaatttttatgtgatgagTTGCTTAACTCAGCCCTTATTCATCAACACCTTGAGCAGTGTGCTGAGTCATCAGCTGAGTTGCAGCAGAAATTGCGCGCTTTCTCAGTAGAATTGAAGAATCTTAAGGCCAAGGAAGAAAACCTGGCTGCACGAGCTGCAAAGGTTGACAAAAGCATGATTAATGTTGCCGGGGAAGTTAGTATGAAGGAAGGTGGTGCTAACACAGTTACTAACCTGGGTAATTGTCTGGGACAACAGCATATTTTGACCGATGGTCCTAACTGTGGTGTCTTGTCCAATGAGCGGCCAAATCCAGAGGGTGGTCAAGAGAGAGCTGGACTTAATGGTTTTGATAAAGATCCATCTGTCACTAGTTCAGAAATTAACATTTTGACCATGAATCCCATAGATACTCAAGATCAATCAAAAGATGCCTATGGTGCTGTGGATGACCGAAAGGGCAATCTTTTCTGCCACAGGGCTTCTCAAGAGACTGACAAATCCATTAGACCAAATGGGTTGCCAacatcaatttctttttcccAGGAAATTGATGGCTCTGTCAGAGAAACCCCTTCTCATGATAACTTGCAAGAATGTGAGGGAAGGGACAGTTCTTTGCCACCTTCAGATCAGCAAGGACATTTTACTCCTAACGTGGTGAGCAATCATCAAGCTCAGCATGCACCTGTTGCTGTGAATGAGTCACAAGCTTATCACCTTGAGTTGAATTCTGTCAAGAATGAAATTTCAGAACTGCAGGACTCAATTACTAGTATTGAGTCACAGCTTATGAGGCTCTCTGTGAGAAGGGAGTTTCTGGGAAGTGATTCTGTGGGTCGACTGTATTGGGCTTCAGCTACACCGTGTGGAAATCCGAGGGTCATTGTTTGTGGGAGTTCAGGAGGCCCAGAGGACAAGAATTTTGTTTTGCCGAATTCTGCTTCATCTGGAAGATTAGACCCTCATCTGAATTTAGAGGGGTCAAAAGCTTGCTGTCCATTCCTATATGAAGTGAATGATGCTATGGCCCCCTGTTCATCATGGGCTTGTTATGAAACTGATGCAGAAATTGATGACCTGATTGCTTGGTTGAAGGATAATGACCCAAAGAAAAGAGAACTGAAAGATTCCATTCTCCAGTGGCATAAGTTGAGATTCCAGGACTCttggaaaattgaaaaccaAGGTCAGGATGAGCACGAGACAGTTTTGTCAGTAACCAGAAATTGTGATATATCTGGGTCTTCTAATTATCTCATTACCAAGGCAGCTGCATTGATTGAGATGAAGCATGGCCCCTGCTTTGAGTTGGAAACAACTGAAATCATGAAAAAGCAGGGTAGGAAGGCAAGAGTAATCAATGATGAGAAGATGTACAGGTGTGATTGCTTAGAACCCATTTGGCCGTCTAGGCACCATTGCCACTCTTGCCACAGAACCTTTTCCACCGATGTGGAACTTGAGGGGCACAATGATGGTAAGTGCAGTTCAGGTGCGCCAGTGTCTGAGAAGAGTAAGGAAACAAGTGATGTaaagaaaagcaaaggaaatcCGAAAGTTGAGGTGGTTCAAGAAGAGTGCATAAAGGAAAAGGATGCTTTAGAAACACCAAAAGGTGGAGGTTCTCAGTTCAGCTCGAGGCTGATTAAATATCAGAATGAAGGACTGGTATGCCCGTATAACTTTGATGAGATCTGTTCCAAGTTCTTGACAAAGGATTCAAACAAGGAATTAGTGCAGGAGATTGGACTTATTGGTTCAAATGGAATCCCATCTTTTGTCCAATCTGCATCTCCCTACTTTGGTGATTCTTTGTCACTAACATTCATTCCTCAGAATGAAGGTGGTCCAGTTGATGGGCCCAAGCCTACTGAAAGGCCAGTTTCACAAGGAAATATTAGTGTAACAAAAGTAGGCCATGACGGTGTTTGTGATAATTCTGCCAGAAGTTTTGCTGCAACGGAAGTCTATCAAGTGCTAAAAAATGACAAGCCGGCTCTAGGATATTtggaaaaaagaggaaaaagataCTCTTTAGATGGCCGTTCTTCAGAAATTGGTGTCAATCGCTGCTGTGTGGTTCCCATGTCTTCGTTGAAGCCATTAGTAGGTAAAGTTTTGCAGATATCAAGGCGACTCAAGATTAACTTGCTTGATATGGATGCTGCGCTACCTGAGGAAGCTATGAGACCATCGAAGGCACATATGGAAAGGAGATGGGCCTGGCGTGCATTTCTTAAATCTGCCAGTACAATATATGAG ATGGTTCAAGCGACAATCATATTGGAAGACATGATTAAAACAGAACACTTAAGGAATGATTGGTGGTATTGGTCTTCACTCTCGGCTGCTGCAAAAACTTCTACTCTCTCATCCCTTGCCTTGCGAATATACTCCCTTGATGCTGCTATCATATATGAGAAGATCCCTTCCAGTTTAGATCAGACTGATAATTTGGAAACCAGCAGCTTGCCAGATCTGAACCCACTTCCAAGCTTGGATTTGTCAGAGAAATCAAAGGTCAGCAGGAAGTCTAACAAGAAGAGGAAGGAACCAGAGGGTTAG